The genomic interval ACAAGAACAACACCCTGCTCGTCGGCCCCGACAACGCCCGCTTCGTGCGCGCCTTCACCCTCAGCAAACAGGTACGCGAGGCCGGCCTGGACGCCAAGATCGGCGAGTGGACCAACGAGTGGTACGACGCGTTCAAAAAAGGCACCGTCGCCACGCAGTTCAGCGGCGCGTGGCTGCAGGGCGCCCTGCAGAACTGGATGGCGCCCGACACCAAGGGCCTGTGGCGCGTGCAGAACCTGCCCGAGAAGGGCTTCGCCTCCTGGGGCGGAAGCTTCTACGCCATTCCCAGCAAGGCCAAGAACAAGCAGTGGGCCTGGGAGTTCATCAAGTTCATGACCGTCAATCAGCAGTCGCAGATCACGGCCTTCGAGGACAACGGCGCCTTCCCCGCCCTGCTGACCGCGCAGAAGGACAAGGTCTTCAGTGAACCCGTGGACTTCCTGGGCGGCCAGAAGGCCCGCATCCTGTGGCGCGACGCCGCCACCAAGACCCAGCCCATCGACGTGAACAAGTACGACTCCGTGGCCGAGCAGATCCTGCAGACCGAACTGACCAACGTGCTCGAGCAGGGCAAGGACATCAAGCAGGCTCTCGCGGACGCCCGCGCGCAGATTCAGCGCCGCGCCCGCTAAGGCCCACCGCCCGCCCGGGAGGCCCCACGCGGTCTCCCGGCGTCACGGAAGGACACCCACCATGTCACAGCGACTGACCGCCCCGCCCCGCGCCCGCCTGAGCTACACCCGGCTGCAGCAGCGTTTCGCGCCGTACGTGTTCATCAGCCCGTTTTTCCTTCTCTTTCTGATTTTCGGGCTGTTCCCCCTGCTGTTCAGCCTGTTCCTGGCCTTTCACCTGTGGAGCCCGCTTGACGGTCTGGGTCACTGGAAGTTCGTGGGCTTCGAGAACTTCACCCTGGCGCTCGGCGCGCAGGACATGTTCTGGAAGACCCTGAAAAACACCCTGTGGATCGGGCTGCTGTCCGGCATTCCGCAGCACCTCGTGGCGCTGCCGCTGGCGTTCATCATTCACCAGAGCCTGCGCCGCTTTCAGGGGGCGTTCAGCACGGTGCTGTTCCTGCCGTACATCACGAACGCCGTGGCCATCGCCATTGTGTTTGCCACGCTGTACTCCGAACGGCTGGGCATCCTGAACTACCTGCGCGGCCTGATCGGGCTGGATCCGGTGCGCTGGCTGGGCGACCCCAGCATGGTGCCCTACTCGGTGGCGGCGGTCGTGTTCTGGCGGTTCGTGGGGTGGAACACCGTGCTGTACCTCTCCGGCCTGCAGGCCATCAGCGAGGACGTGTACGAGGCGGCCACCGTGGACGGCGCGAACCAGGTGCAGAAATTCTGGTTCATCACGCTGCCGCTGCTGCGTCCCATGATGTTCTACGCCTTCACCCTGACCATCGTGGGCAGCATGCAGCTGTTCGAGGAACCCTTCATGCTCCTGAACGACGGGGGCGGCAGCGGCGGCGCCGGCCTGACCACCGCCATGCACATCTTTAACACCGCCTTCCGCGACCTGGACATGGGCTACGCCAGCGCCATGAGCTGGCTGCTGTTCCTGGCGATCTTCGTGATGAGCATGCTGAACAACGCCCTGTTCTCCCGTGGAGGTGAACGTCAGTGACCAGCACCCCCGTGCCGGCCATCAAGCCGCGGCGTCAGGTGCGCCGCCCCACCCTGAACTGGCGCCGCGCGCCGCTGTGGACCGTGATGCTCGCCGCGTGCTTCCTGTCGGTCGTGCCGTTCTACCTGATGTTCGTGTGGGCGTCGCACCCCAGCGCAGAGGTGTTCACGTTCCCGCCGCACCTGTGGTTTGGCGGGGCGTTCGCGGACAACGCGCAGGCCCTGATGCGCATCACGGACGGCCAGGCGGCCCGGCAGTTCTGGAATTCGCTGTACATCGCGGCGGCGTCCACCGTGACCACGCTGTTCTTCTGCTCGCTGGCCGGGTACGCCTTTGCGATGTACGACTTCCGCGGCAAGCGGCCCCTGTTCGCCTTCATTCTCGGCACCATGCTCATTCCGCCCCTGGTGATGGACATTCCCAGCTTCCTGGTCATGAACAACGTGCTGCACTGGGTGGGGCAGCCGCGGGCGCTGTGGGTGCCGGGCATGGCGAACGCCTTCGGGATCTTCCTGATGCGGCAGTACATCACCTCGGCGCTGCCCCGTGAACTGATCGAAGCGGCCCGCATGGACGGCGCCACCGAGTTCGGCACGTTCCGGATGGTGGTGCTGCCCCTGATCCGCCCGATCCTGGCGACGCTGGGCGTGGTGACGTTCGTGGGCGCCTGGAACAACTTCAAGGGCGCACTGATCATGAAACTCAGCGAACCCGACACCATGACTCTTCCGCTGAGTCTGCGGCGCATGGCGGGCGGCGCCACGAACGTGAACGTCGACTGGGGCGCGATCATGATGCTGGTCGTGATCACGGTCATTCCGCTGCTGATCGTGTTCCTGTTCGCCAGCCGTCAGGTGATCAGCGGCCTGACCAGCGGCGCCGTGAAGGACTGACCGTGCGCCCGGCCCGGACCCTGCTGCCGCTGCTGCCCCTGCTGGGGTGGGCGGCGGCAGTCACGGTCACGCCTGGCCCCGCGGCGCCGCGCGTCATTCCTGCCGGCGCAGTGAGCGGCTTCAACCTGGGCAACTGGATGCCGGTCGTGGAAGCGCTCCCCGCGCTGCAGGCCCTGCGACCGGCGCTGCTGCGCTGGCCCGGCGGGAACATCGGGGATGAGCAGGACCTGACGCGCGCGGCCCTGCAGACCCTGAAAACCAACTGGACGCTGCTGGGCGAACCGGACCTGATCGTGCAGACCCGCGTGTTCACCCGCGGCGGCGTGGGCCGCGCCGCGCCGGAGGACGCCGCGCAGGCCGCGCGGGACGCCCGGGACCTGGGCCTGCGCGTCGCCTACTGGGAAATCGGGAATGAACCGGACCTGTACGCCACCAACCGCAGCGACCCCAGCTGGACGCCGGCGCGCTACTGCGCGGCGGTGGCCGCGCAGCGCGCCGCGCTCCTGGCGGTGGACCCGCACGCACGCGTGGCCGGGCCCGCCACCAGCAACCCTGGCCCCTTTCTGGATGAGGTGATTCGCCAGTGCGGCGCCAGCTTCGACCTGATCACCTACCACCTCTACCCCACGGACGGCGCGGCAGCGCCCGACACCGCACTAGCCAGTGCTGCGCGCGTGACGGCCAGCGCCGGACACCTGCGCGAAGTGTGGGCCGACCCGCAGCGCAATCCCACCGCGCCGGACCGCAGCCTTGAGCTGGCCGTTACGGAGTACGCCCTCTCGTGGCGCAGTGACCGCGCCCGGCACCTCGGAGACGCGGTGGGGGGCCTCTGGGCTGCCGAGGCCGCGCTGCGCCTGGCGGACGCCGGGGTGCCCGGCGCGTACTTCGCACTGATGGGTGCCGGCAACCACGGCCTGCTGGATGAGGCAGGCTTTCCCCGCTTCTCGTACGCCGCGTTCCGGGAACTCGCCCACTACCGCGGCGAGCGGCTGGATGTTCAGGCCGACGACCCGCGCGTGTGGGTGCACGCCGCCCGGCAGGGCGAGCGCGTCACCCTGCTGGTCCTGAACACCTCCGGCACGCCGCTGCCGCTCACGACGGCGTGGCCGGGCTTCACGGTGATCGGCGCGAAAGCCGTCACCGAGGAGGACGTGAACGCCGACCGGCCCCCCCGCCCGCTGAACGTCCGCGGCGCTGTGGCGCTGCCGCCCCTGAGCGTCACCCGCGTGGTGCTCGCCCCCGCCCGCTGAGCGGCCCCGTCTGCCCACCAGTGACCGCCCGGCGTCGCCTGAGACCCCGGACGACACCCCCCGCCCGCCCCGATTCCCTGCATTTTCCGGAGTTCCTCATGACGAACCGCACCCCTGACCCTGCCCGCTTCCCCGCCCGTTTCACCTGGGGGGTCGCCACCAGCTCGTACCAGATTGAAGGCGCGCCCTTCGAGGACGGCAAGGGACCCAGCATCTGGGACACCTTCAGCCACACGCCCGGCAAGACCGTGGGCGGCGACACCGGCGACGTGGCCTGCGACCACTACCACCGCCTGGACGAGGACCTGGACCTGATTCAGAGTCTGGGCGTAAACGCCTACCGCTTCAGCATCTCGTGGCCGCGCGTCCTGCCGCAGGGGCGCGGCCCGGTGAACCAGGCGGGCCTGGACTTCTACAGCCGCCTCGTGGACGGCCTGCTGGTGCGCGGCATCACGCCGTGGGTGACGCTGTACCACTGGGACCTGCCACAGACGCTGGAGGACGAGGGCGGCTGGACGGTCCGCAGCACCGCTGAAGCCTTCGGCACGTACGCGGCGGTGGTCGCCGCGGCGCTCGGGGACCGCGTGCGGCACTTCATCACCCTGAACGAACCATGGTGCTCGGCGTACCTGGGGTACGGCACCGGCGTGCACGCCCCCGGCCACACCGACCTGAAAGCCAGTTACGCGGCCACGCACCACCTGATGGTCGGGCACGGCCTGGCCATGCAGGCGATCCGCGCGCACGCGCCCGGCGCGCAGGCCGGCATCACGCTGAACCTGTACCACGCCTACCCCGCCACGGACAGCGCGGCCGATCACGGCGCGGCGCGGCGCCTGGACGGCTTCCAGAACCGCTGGTACCTGGACCCCGCGTACGGGCGCGGCTACCCGCAGGACATGGTGGAGCTGCTGGGCGACCTCAGCCCGCACGCGCAGGGTCTGGTGCACCCGGGCGACACGGAACTGATGGGGGCGCCCACGGACTTCCTGGGCATCAACATGTACTCGCGGGCCGTGGCGCAGGACGCGCCCGGCGAGGGCTTCCTGCACGCCCGGCAGATTCAGCCTGAAGGCAGCGAGTACACCGGCTTCGGCTGGGAGGTCGCGCCGGACAGCCTGACGGACCTGCTCGTGCGCCTGCAGCAGGATTACGCGCCGCACGCCATGTACATCACCGAGAACGGCAGCACGTACCCCGACACGGTGGGACCCGACGGCACCGTGCATGACGCGGAGCGCACCCGGTACCTGACCGAGCACCTCGCGGCGACGCAGGAGGCCCTGGCGCGCGGCGCCAAGGTCAGCGGGTACTTCGCGTGGTCCCTGATGGACAACTTCGAGTGGGCCGAAGGGTACGACAAGCGCTTCGGGATTGTCCACGTGGATTTCAGCACGCAGGCGCGCACCCTGAAGCAGTCCGGCCGCACGTACCGGGAGTTCCTGGCCCGCACGCGTGACACGGTCGGGGCATGACCGACACCCTCTCCCCTCCCCCGGCGGGGACAGTCACGGTAACGAACCCGGTCCTGCCGGGTTTCCACCCGGACCCCAGCATCCTGCGGGTCGGTACCGACTACTACCTGGCGACCAGCACCTTCCAGTGGTGGCCGGGCGTGGCGATCTACCACTCGCGGGACCTGGTGCACTGGCGGCTGGCAGCGCGGCCCCTGACGCGCGTCTCGCAGCTCGACATGCGCGGCAACGCTGATTCCGGCGGCATCTGGGCGCCGTGCCTGACGCATGACGGCGAGCAGTTTCACCTGATCTACACGGACGTGAAGTCCTGGGGCATCGCGGAGGCGTTCAAGGACAGTCACAACTACCTGACGACCGCGCCCGCCATTGAAGGCCCCTGGAGCGAACCGGTGTCCCTGAATTCCAGCGGCTTCGACCCGAGCCTGTTTCATGACGTCCCCGAGCAGGGTGGTGACGGCCGCAAGTGGCTGCTGAACATGGTGTGGGATCACCGTCCGGGCCGCAACGCCTTCGCCGGCATTGCCCTGCAGGAGTACGACCCGTGGGCGAAACGCCTTGTGGGCGAACGCAGCGTGATCTTCACCGGCACGGACCTGCGCGTTACGGAGGGGCCGCACGTGTACCGCAGGGACGGCTGGTACTACCTGCTGACCGCCGAGGGCGGCACCAGCTGGGAGCACGCCGTGACGCTGGCCCGCTCGCGCTCCCTGCACGGCCCGTACGAGGTGCACCCGGACAACCCGCTGATCACGGCAGTGGACGCCCCGGACCTTCCGGTTCAGAAGGCCGGGCACGCCAGCCTGGTCAGCACCCCCGACGACCAGTGGGTGATGGCGCACCTGTGCGGGCGGCCCCTCTCACCGCGCGGCGCGTGTCCGCTGGGGCGCGAAACGGCCCTGCAGGCGATCGAGTGGCCCCCGGGCGACTGGCCGCGCCTCGCGCAGGGCGGGCGGCACCCGGCGCGGCACGCGCAGCTGCCCGCCCTGCCCCCGCACCCCTGGCCGGCGCAGCCGGCCCGGGATGAGTTCCAGGGGGACACGCTGCGCCCCGAGTGGCTGACGCTGCGCGTGCCGGCCGAGCAGCTGGGCGCGCAGCTCACGCCAGCCGGGCTGGTGCTGCCGGGCCGGGAGTCCCTGATGAGCCGGCACCACGTGGCGCTGGTGGGCCGGCGCCTGCAGGCGCTGCACGCCCGGATGCGCACGGAGCTGAGTTTCGACCCGCAGGACTTTCAGCAGATGGCGGGACTGTGCGCGTACTACGACAGCCGCAACTGGGTGCAGCTGCGCCTGAGCCGCGACGAGCACGCGGGCCGGGCGCTGAACGTCACGTCCTGCGAGAACGGCGTGTACCGCGAGCACCTGCCTCAGGACGTGCCGGTCGGGGACGCGGGCGCCGTGGGCCTGGAGGTTCGCTACAGCGGCCACACGTTCGCCTTCGCGTACCGCGCCGCCGGAGCAGGCTGGACGCCGGTCGGCCCGGCGTTCCCGGCCGGCCTGCTCAGTGACGAACACTGCGGCGGCCTGAGCTTCACCGGGACTTTCCTGGCCCTGACCTGCCAGGACCTCAGCGGCCAGCGGCGCCCCGCCACGTTCCACTGGGCAGAGTACCGGGAGGGCGTGTGACGCGCCGCACCCTGACGGCCCTGCTCACCCTCACACTGGCCGCCCACGCCGGGGCGCTCACCGGTCCCGCGGCGGCCGACGCCCAGGCGCGCGCGCTGCTGGCCCGCCTGAGCCTGGAGGACAAGATCGGGCAGGTCAGCATGGCGCACATGTTCCGCTTCACCGAAGGGGACCGCAGCGCGCCGCTGCGCGCCGACGCGGCGGGCGTGTTCGGGCGGCTGCGGCCGGGAACGCTGCTGAACGGGGGCGGCGACGCCCCTCCGCAGAACACCCCGCGCGGCTGGGCCGATTTTCTCGCGGCGCTGGATTCCCTCGGCCGCGCGAACAGTCCGCACGGCGTGCCGGCCGCGTTCGGTACGGACGCCGTGCACGGCGTGAACAACGTGCCGGCCGCAACGCTGTTCCCGCACAACCTCGGGCTGGGCGCGGCGTTCAACCCGGCGCTCACGCGGGAGGTGGCGCAGGCCACGGCGCGGGACCTGCGGGCCCTGAACACCGCGTGGACCTTCGCGCCGGTCGCGGACGTGGGACGCGATCCCCGCTGGGGCCGGTACTACGAGACGTTTGGAGAGGCGCCGTGGCTGGTGGCCGACCAGGTGGACGCCGCGGTGACCGGCCTGCAGGCTGAAGGGGTGGCCGCCACCCTGAAGCACTTCACGGGGTACGGCCTGCCCAGCCTCGGCATGGACCGCGCAAACGCGGAAATCAGTGCGCGGGCGCTGCATGAGGTCGTTCTTCCGCCCTTCCAGGCGGGTATCCGCGCCGGGGCCCTGAGCGTCATGGCGAACAGCGGCAGCGTGAACGGCGTGCCCGTTCACGCCTCCCGGACGCTGCTGACGGACGTGCTGCGCGGCGAACTGGGCTTTCAGGGTCTGCTGGTCAGCGACTGGAACGACATTGACCGGCTGGTGGGCACGTACCGCACCCATGCGGACCTGATGCAGGCGGCGGCGGCCAGCGTGAACGCCGGCATTGACGTCTACATGGTGCCGAACACCCTGGAAGCCTACCAGGCTGCCCTGCGGGACGCCGTGCAGGCCGGGCTGGTCAGCGCGGCGCGGCTGGACGAGGCCACCCTGCGGGTCCTGACCTTCAAGGCCCGGCTGGGCCTGCTGGACGCCCCCCTGAGGGGCAGCGGCGTGCTGGAGGATCACCGGGCGCTGGCCCGCCGCGCGGCGGCCGCCACCCTGACGCTGCTGGAAAACCCGGCCGGTACGCTGCCCCTGCGCACGGGCCGGGTGCTGGTCACCGGGCCCGGCATGGACAGCGCGGCCATGCAGCTGGGCGGCTGGAGCGTGAACTGGCAGGGTGTCGGGAAGGGCAATGTCCCGGTCGTGCCGCGCGTGAGTACCCTGGCGCCGGCCCTGAAGGCTACGGCGCCCGTGGGTATAACGGTGAGCGCCCTGCCGGACGGCAAGAGGCCGCAGCTGCTGGCCGCAGCGCGGCAGGCGGACGTGATCGTCGCCGCCGTTGGAGAGGCACCTGGCGCCGAGTGGATGGCGAACAACCCGGCCCTGACGCTGCCAGAGGCGCAGGTGACCCTGCTGCGCGACCTGCTGGGCACCGGGAAGCCGGTCGTGGCGGTTCTGCTGGCCGGGCGGCCGCTCGTGCTGCCCGCCGACGTGCAGTCCCGCCTGTCGGGGCTGGTCATGGCGTTCCTGCCTGGCACAGAAGGGGGCGCGGCCCTCGCCGACGCGCTGCTCGGCCGCGCAGGCTTCCCGGGCCGGCTGCCGTTCACGTGGCCGGACACGCTCGCGCAGGTGGGGCTTACCGCCGACCGGCCCCCGGAAGGCGCCGGGGAAGCGCCGCTGCCGCTGTACCCGCTGGGGTACGGCCTGGACTACACCACCAGTGCCGCCCGGGACCTGGCGGTGACCGTCACGCCGGAGGGCGTGCAGCTGAGCGCGGCGCTCAGCAATACCGGCGAACGCACCGGGACCGTGACGGTCGTGGCGCGCGTGACCCGGCCGGCCAGCGGGGGCCTCGCGGAGGCGGCCGGGCGGCCCGTCGCGGCGCTGCAGGCTGTGCTGAAGGCCGGGGAGACCCGCACCGTGAGCGTGACCGTCCCGCGCGAGCGGCTGAGCAGCTGGGTAGGGGACGCGTTCGGCCCGGGCGGCTGGCAGCTTCCGGGCGGCGTGTACCGCTTCACGGCCGGGGATGGCCGCGCCGAACTCACCCTGCCCTGACCCACCCGGCCCGGCGCCCTTTCACCGTTCGTGGCGGAGGGGCCCGCCGGGGGTCAGTGGTCCGGCAGGTGCGGGGTGCGGTTCACGTCGGTCAGTTCTGCCGTGTGGCTCCCGCGGTGCAGGCGCACCGTGGCGAACGCCGTATCGCGGAAGGTGAACCACCCGCGGGCCGCACCGAGCAGCTCGCGCAGCAGGGTGTTGCCGAAGCCACCGTGCGTGACGATCAGAGCATCCTGCCCGCCGCCCTGCCACACGAGTTCCAGGGCGTGCAGCGCCCGGGCACGAATGGCGGCCTGACTCTCCCCGCCGTCACAGGTCAGCGGGTCAAGGTCATGACGGAAGACCGGGATGGGGTAACGCGCCAGGGCTTCCCCGCGGTCCAGGCCGGCCAGCGGGCCGTTGTCCCACTCGCGCAGCAGAGCGCTGGGCGTGAGGGGCACGCCCAGCGCGGCCGTGACGATGCGCGCCGTGGCGTGCGCGCTCAAGGGTGGAGCAGTACGCGCGGTCAAACCCCGGCGGGCGCGCCTGCCAGAACGCCGCGAGTGCGTGGGCCTGCGCCTCCCCTTCCGGGGACAGCGGGCTGTCGTACCGTCCCTCGTGAACGTTCTCGTCGTCGGCGCGACTGCGGCCATGCCGCAGGAGGGTCAGGTGCCGGTGAGTCACAGGTGCCTCTCCCGCCTGCCCCCGTTGCGCTGTACCGGACGGAAAAGGCGGCGCTTCACAGCGGCCGGGCGATTCACGTGAGCACCCGCAGGACCTCGGTCAGGGACGCCCGGTGCCTTCGCAGCGCAGCCAGCGTGCCGGCGGCGTGCAGCGCGCAGGCCACGTCCACCTCCCGCTGATGCTCGTGAAAGGAGCGCAGCAGCGTGCCCTGGTGGTCGTGCCCGTCCTCCAGAAAGCTCACGAGGGCCAGCCGGAGCGCGGCGCGCTGCACGTCGGCCGGGGCGCGCAGAACGCGGATGCCTTTGCGGGACACGTACGGGTCGTCGGTGAGCAGGTGCGTGCACCCGGCCCAGGGATCGGGCGCGGCGTACGCAACAGCCCGCAGGCCGCTCATGGCGATTGCTCCGGCGCACTGCGGGCACGGCTGCACGGTCGTCAGGACCGTCCAGGCGTGGCAGTCTGGGCGGGGCGCGCCTGTCAGGTTCAGCAGGGCGTTGATTTCCGCGTGCGCGAGGTCATGTCCGCGGATCACGCCGCCCTCCACGCCGCGCGGCTCGCTCAGACGGTTGCGGCCCCGCGCGATCACGGCGCCGCTCGCGTCGGTCACGCATGCGCCAATGGCGTACGAGCCTGCGCAGTACGCCTCCCACGCTTCAGACAGCGCCGCCGTCCATCCCGGGCTGAGGGGCGCGGGCAGGGTGGGGTCACCGGCTGGACCGGCCTGGGGGGTTGTCACAGGGCTCCGCGGTGTTTCTCGATCAGTTCGTCCAGCGCTTCGCGCAGCAGGCTGGCCTCGGTGCGCCCCAGGGCGCCGCTGAGTTTCGACAGCCGGTCCAGCTGGCTTTTGGCGTAGTAGTTGCTTTTCAGCACCATCTTGCTCTCCACGTAGATGCAGGCGCGGGCGCGCCCCTCACGTTTGGCGCGCAGCAGGGCCTCCTCCGCAGCGCGGTACAGGTCGGCGTAGGTGGTGGCGTGGGCGGGGCGGGCGGCAAGGCCGGCGCTCAGGCCCAGGCTTTTGGGCCACTGTGGGTCGCGGTGAATGTGAAAGTGCTTGATGACCTCGTCGAGGAGAATCAGGGCCGTTTCGGCCGCTGTTTCCGGCAGGATGGCGGCGTACTCGTCGCCGCCGATGCGGCCGACGACACTGCCGCTCGGGAGGCTGCTGCTGAGCAGGCGCTCGATGACGCGCAGAACGCGGTCGCCTTCACCGTGACCGAGGGTGTCGTTCAGGGTCTTGAAGTGGTCGAGGTCAAGGACCGCGAGGGTCAGGGGAGCGCCCCTGAGGTCATTGAAGGCGTCCTCAAAATCTGTGCGGTTCAGGACAGCGGGTCGGGCAGCCATGGTCGGACCTCCATAAAGCAGGACGAGAGGGCGTAGGTATGTTCCTCTTACATATATATGTTCGTTGTATCAGATTATAAGCACATATTTCGATTGTGCGTG from Deinococcus taeanensis carries:
- a CDS encoding ABC transporter substrate-binding protein gives rise to the protein MKKSAAFALVTALLLGSAQAQEKVTLTVAAFPSLDSAIKAIMPAWTKLHPNVTINLQAQQFADHHNAMTTALATGQGLPDVMAIEVGYVGKFAEGQGLEDLNKAPYSAAQYKKLLTGFTVAQATSADGRFIAMPTDIGPGTFFYRKDVLDKAGVNPLSMQSSWESYITAGKKIKQKTGAYLVNTAASVNNIVIRTNLKPGEGIYFDKNNTLLVGPDNARFVRAFTLSKQVREAGLDAKIGEWTNEWYDAFKKGTVATQFSGAWLQGALQNWMAPDTKGLWRVQNLPEKGFASWGGSFYAIPSKAKNKQWAWEFIKFMTVNQQSQITAFEDNGAFPALLTAQKDKVFSEPVDFLGGQKARILWRDAATKTQPIDVNKYDSVAEQILQTELTNVLEQGKDIKQALADARAQIQRRAR
- a CDS encoding carbohydrate ABC transporter permease encodes the protein MSQRLTAPPRARLSYTRLQQRFAPYVFISPFFLLFLIFGLFPLLFSLFLAFHLWSPLDGLGHWKFVGFENFTLALGAQDMFWKTLKNTLWIGLLSGIPQHLVALPLAFIIHQSLRRFQGAFSTVLFLPYITNAVAIAIVFATLYSERLGILNYLRGLIGLDPVRWLGDPSMVPYSVAAVVFWRFVGWNTVLYLSGLQAISEDVYEAATVDGANQVQKFWFITLPLLRPMMFYAFTLTIVGSMQLFEEPFMLLNDGGGSGGAGLTTAMHIFNTAFRDLDMGYASAMSWLLFLAIFVMSMLNNALFSRGGERQ
- a CDS encoding carbohydrate ABC transporter permease, encoding MTSTPVPAIKPRRQVRRPTLNWRRAPLWTVMLAACFLSVVPFYLMFVWASHPSAEVFTFPPHLWFGGAFADNAQALMRITDGQAARQFWNSLYIAAASTVTTLFFCSLAGYAFAMYDFRGKRPLFAFILGTMLIPPLVMDIPSFLVMNNVLHWVGQPRALWVPGMANAFGIFLMRQYITSALPRELIEAARMDGATEFGTFRMVVLPLIRPILATLGVVTFVGAWNNFKGALIMKLSEPDTMTLPLSLRRMAGGATNVNVDWGAIMMLVVITVIPLLIVFLFASRQVISGLTSGAVKD
- a CDS encoding GH1 family beta-glucosidase, whose amino-acid sequence is MTNRTPDPARFPARFTWGVATSSYQIEGAPFEDGKGPSIWDTFSHTPGKTVGGDTGDVACDHYHRLDEDLDLIQSLGVNAYRFSISWPRVLPQGRGPVNQAGLDFYSRLVDGLLVRGITPWVTLYHWDLPQTLEDEGGWTVRSTAEAFGTYAAVVAAALGDRVRHFITLNEPWCSAYLGYGTGVHAPGHTDLKASYAATHHLMVGHGLAMQAIRAHAPGAQAGITLNLYHAYPATDSAADHGAARRLDGFQNRWYLDPAYGRGYPQDMVELLGDLSPHAQGLVHPGDTELMGAPTDFLGINMYSRAVAQDAPGEGFLHARQIQPEGSEYTGFGWEVAPDSLTDLLVRLQQDYAPHAMYITENGSTYPDTVGPDGTVHDAERTRYLTEHLAATQEALARGAKVSGYFAWSLMDNFEWAEGYDKRFGIVHVDFSTQARTLKQSGRTYREFLARTRDTVGA
- a CDS encoding glycoside hydrolase family 43 protein; the protein is MTDTLSPPPAGTVTVTNPVLPGFHPDPSILRVGTDYYLATSTFQWWPGVAIYHSRDLVHWRLAARPLTRVSQLDMRGNADSGGIWAPCLTHDGEQFHLIYTDVKSWGIAEAFKDSHNYLTTAPAIEGPWSEPVSLNSSGFDPSLFHDVPEQGGDGRKWLLNMVWDHRPGRNAFAGIALQEYDPWAKRLVGERSVIFTGTDLRVTEGPHVYRRDGWYYLLTAEGGTSWEHAVTLARSRSLHGPYEVHPDNPLITAVDAPDLPVQKAGHASLVSTPDDQWVMAHLCGRPLSPRGACPLGRETALQAIEWPPGDWPRLAQGGRHPARHAQLPALPPHPWPAQPARDEFQGDTLRPEWLTLRVPAEQLGAQLTPAGLVLPGRESLMSRHHVALVGRRLQALHARMRTELSFDPQDFQQMAGLCAYYDSRNWVQLRLSRDEHAGRALNVTSCENGVYREHLPQDVPVGDAGAVGLEVRYSGHTFAFAYRAAGAGWTPVGPAFPAGLLSDEHCGGLSFTGTFLALTCQDLSGQRRPATFHWAEYREGV
- a CDS encoding glycoside hydrolase family 3 N-terminal domain-containing protein, which produces MTRRTLTALLTLTLAAHAGALTGPAAADAQARALLARLSLEDKIGQVSMAHMFRFTEGDRSAPLRADAAGVFGRLRPGTLLNGGGDAPPQNTPRGWADFLAALDSLGRANSPHGVPAAFGTDAVHGVNNVPAATLFPHNLGLGAAFNPALTREVAQATARDLRALNTAWTFAPVADVGRDPRWGRYYETFGEAPWLVADQVDAAVTGLQAEGVAATLKHFTGYGLPSLGMDRANAEISARALHEVVLPPFQAGIRAGALSVMANSGSVNGVPVHASRTLLTDVLRGELGFQGLLVSDWNDIDRLVGTYRTHADLMQAAAASVNAGIDVYMVPNTLEAYQAALRDAVQAGLVSAARLDEATLRVLTFKARLGLLDAPLRGSGVLEDHRALARRAAAATLTLLENPAGTLPLRTGRVLVTGPGMDSAAMQLGGWSVNWQGVGKGNVPVVPRVSTLAPALKATAPVGITVSALPDGKRPQLLAAARQADVIVAAVGEAPGAEWMANNPALTLPEAQVTLLRDLLGTGKPVVAVLLAGRPLVLPADVQSRLSGLVMAFLPGTEGGAALADALLGRAGFPGRLPFTWPDTLAQVGLTADRPPEGAGEAPLPLYPLGYGLDYTTSAARDLAVTVTPEGVQLSAALSNTGERTGTVTVVARVTRPASGGLAEAAGRPVAALQAVLKAGETRTVSVTVPRERLSSWVGDAFGPGGWQLPGGVYRFTAGDGRAELTLP
- a CDS encoding nucleoside deaminase, which encodes MTTPQAGPAGDPTLPAPLSPGWTAALSEAWEAYCAGSYAIGACVTDASGAVIARGRNRLSEPRGVEGGVIRGHDLAHAEINALLNLTGAPRPDCHAWTVLTTVQPCPQCAGAIAMSGLRAVAYAAPDPWAGCTHLLTDDPYVSRKGIRVLRAPADVQRAALRLALVSFLEDGHDHQGTLLRSFHEHQREVDVACALHAAGTLAALRRHRASLTEVLRVLT
- a CDS encoding GGDEF domain-containing protein; amino-acid sequence: MAARPAVLNRTDFEDAFNDLRGAPLTLAVLDLDHFKTLNDTLGHGEGDRVLRVIERLLSSSLPSGSVVGRIGGDEYAAILPETAAETALILLDEVIKHFHIHRDPQWPKSLGLSAGLAARPAHATTYADLYRAAEEALLRAKREGRARACIYVESKMVLKSNYYAKSQLDRLSKLSGALGRTEASLLREALDELIEKHRGAL